A stretch of DNA from Longimicrobium terrae:
TCATGGCCGCGCAGGTCGTCACCGCCCAGGTGGTGAACGACCGCTTTCATCAGTGGATGAACACCCTCATGCCCGTCATCAGCGCGCTGCTGCTGGCGCCGCTGGCGTGGATGCTCCGCCGCATGAACCCGTCGCAGCCGTACGCCAACCACCTGCTGTTCGCGGCGAGCATCACCAACTCCATCTGGATCGTGTGCATCCTCATGAGCCCGCTGATGCTGCTGGGCGCGGGGCCGTACACCGCGGTCGCGCAGATCGCGGGATGCGCGCTGTACGGGATGGGGATCTTTGGGCTGTACCCCGCGCGCACGCGGACGCGGACGGCGCTGCGGCTGGGAGGATTTCTGCTCGCGGACTTCGTGCTCACGATGGTCGTGAGCCTGTTCGCGCAGTTGGCCGTCCTGTTCGCCGCGATGACCCTGTGATCCACGCCTGACTGGTCCGACCGCTGGTGGAACGAGGTAGAGTTCGCTTGCGGGGACTGCATGGGCGGGTCGGGTGAGGATCGCGGAGTTGGCTTGGGGGAGAGTA
This window harbors:
- a CDS encoding DUF3667 domain-containing protein — encoded protein: MQSYSAIATARACLECGALNTTRFCGECGAPVAEQTESARQMLRESVAELVGVDAGVLRTIRDLVLRPVAVVRSYWAGNPAGYARPMKLFFVLAGAYLLLLSIAKPFDFDWEQLIRSQPAETSAMIERFMAAQVVTAQVVNDRFHQWMNTLMPVISALLLAPLAWMLRRMNPSQPYANHLLFAASITNSIWIVCILMSPLMLLGAGPYTAVAQIAGCALYGMGIFGLYPARTRTRTALRLGGFLLADFVLTMVVSLFAQLAVLFAAMTL